The following are encoded in a window of Solidesulfovibrio magneticus RS-1 genomic DNA:
- the dapF gene encoding diaminopimelate epimerase, with the protein MDIEAVCGKSVPFFKMQGCGNDFVCVDNRVLGIDPAAMPDLVMPVCRKAFGVGADGMIFFDHAPEGSGLAYIWHFFNADGSRAEMCGNGSRCAARLAWMLGIAPAKHVFGTDAGPIEAEVDPDSNQVTVQLTPPKDLRMAIDIEVEGRPFHLHFVNTGVPHAVAVMDHLELVDVWKLGRAIRQHQYFAPAGTNVNFISSEEKGTLSLRTYERGVEDETYACGTGAVASAIVARELGMTGEETDITTTGGEVLGVILRDGKTYLRGAAELVFKGEFYPQSLGIDTE; encoded by the coding sequence ATGGACATTGAGGCCGTTTGCGGCAAATCCGTTCCGTTTTTCAAGATGCAGGGCTGCGGCAACGATTTCGTGTGCGTGGACAACCGCGTGCTCGGCATCGATCCGGCGGCCATGCCCGATCTGGTCATGCCGGTGTGCCGCAAGGCCTTTGGCGTCGGGGCCGACGGCATGATCTTTTTCGACCACGCCCCGGAAGGTTCCGGCTTGGCCTACATCTGGCATTTCTTCAACGCCGACGGCTCCCGGGCCGAGATGTGCGGCAACGGTTCGCGCTGCGCCGCCCGGCTGGCCTGGATGCTCGGCATCGCCCCGGCCAAACACGTTTTCGGCACCGACGCCGGCCCCATCGAAGCCGAGGTCGATCCCGACTCCAACCAGGTGACGGTGCAGCTCACCCCGCCCAAGGACCTGCGCATGGCCATCGACATCGAGGTCGAGGGCCGGCCCTTCCACCTGCATTTCGTCAACACCGGCGTGCCCCATGCCGTGGCCGTCATGGACCACCTGGAACTGGTCGACGTCTGGAAGCTCGGCCGGGCCATCCGCCAGCACCAGTACTTCGCCCCGGCCGGCACCAACGTCAATTTCATCAGTTCCGAGGAAAAGGGCACGCTGTCCCTGCGCACCTACGAGCGCGGCGTGGAGGACGAGACCTACGCCTGCGGCACCGGGGCCGTGGCCTCGGCCATCGTGGCCCGGGAGCTCGGCATGACCGGCGAGGAGACCGACATCACCACCACCGGCGGCGAAGTGCTGGGGGTCATCCTGCGCGACGGCAAGACCTATCTGCGCGGCGCGGCCGAGCTGGTTTTCAAGGGCGAATTCTACCCGCAAAGCCTCGGCATCGATACGGAATAA
- a CDS encoding CinA family protein: protein MEETLRLLALRLGEALSARGWLLGCAESCTGGLLSSVLTDAPGASAWFAGAVVAYANGVKRDVLGVSQAVLDAKGAVSRESVLAMTRGARGVLHADAAIAISGIAGPSGGTPQKPVGTVWMAWEGPDFTDVQRFQFAGDRLAVKRLAVAAAMEGLLARALQTAGPEG, encoded by the coding sequence ATGGAAGAGACCTTGCGACTGTTGGCGTTGCGCCTGGGCGAGGCCCTGTCCGCCCGGGGGTGGCTGCTGGGCTGCGCCGAGTCGTGCACCGGAGGGCTGCTCTCCAGCGTGCTAACCGACGCGCCCGGCGCTTCGGCCTGGTTCGCCGGAGCGGTGGTGGCCTATGCCAACGGCGTCAAACGCGATGTGCTGGGGGTGTCCCAGGCCGTGCTCGACGCCAAGGGGGCGGTCAGCCGCGAGAGCGTGCTGGCCATGACCCGGGGGGCGCGCGGGGTGCTCCACGCCGACGCCGCCATCGCCATAAGCGGCATCGCCGGCCCGTCCGGCGGCACGCCCCAAAAACCGGTAGGCACGGTCTGGATGGCCTGGGAAGGCCCGGATTTCACCGATGTCCAGCGCTTCCAGTTCGCCGGCGACCGGCTGGCCGTCAAGCGCCTGGCCGTGGCCGCGGCCATGGAGGGCTTGCTGGCCCGGGCGCTCCAGACCGCCGGCCCCGAAGGCTAG
- a CDS encoding amidohydrolase, whose protein sequence is MHRLALAFSLLLFACSPLAAAAPPAAAPPDVIFRNAVFATCNPAGDLARAVAVKGGKFTAVGTEHDILALAGPDTRVVDLGGRFVSPGLIDAHTHPMETVYLLKDWVDCRYPGVPSVAQALANISAWAAKTPKGQWIYAACVSASENKFAEKRLPTRDELDQAAPDNPVVLANGAHQVVINSAAIKALGIQKGQARMARGASVILDGDGEPTGVVLDAQADIPTNPTPATLAYAYETGIADMWNAKGFTSLMAITPAAALPVLQKTAVSGEKPRIRYTVSVWTAPNGADMPESLAAFAMPAGADPAFYRFAAIKAWMDGENDARSGYMCEHYLGHRPDDAPGGRGSLVTTAAQAERFVAIAAKNGLAPMLHCSGDAAMDLGLSTYETLLASGARPPLMRIEHFGMFQLKDDELARAKALFPKGLRISVQPMWMTELVRADFENMDKGLAASGFRFKTMVEAGLRPAASTDMTGIYPGNLEPVKAMAACVTRASDAGVFLPAEALSPEQALRMWTIWAAESLGEDAVKGSIEPGKFADLTVYSDNLFTMPGDKLATAQVTRTIVGGETVYQTP, encoded by the coding sequence ATGCACCGTCTCGCGCTCGCCTTTTCGCTGCTGCTTTTCGCTTGCAGTCCCCTTGCCGCCGCCGCGCCGCCGGCTGCCGCGCCCCCGGACGTCATCTTCCGCAACGCCGTTTTCGCCACCTGCAATCCGGCCGGCGACCTGGCCCGAGCCGTGGCCGTCAAAGGCGGCAAGTTCACGGCCGTGGGCACGGAACACGACATCCTGGCCCTGGCCGGCCCGGACACCCGGGTGGTGGACCTGGGCGGCCGGTTTGTCAGCCCCGGCCTCATCGACGCCCACACCCATCCCATGGAGACGGTCTATCTCCTCAAGGACTGGGTGGACTGCCGCTACCCGGGCGTGCCGTCCGTGGCCCAGGCCCTGGCCAACATCAGCGCCTGGGCGGCCAAGACGCCCAAGGGCCAGTGGATCTACGCCGCCTGCGTGTCGGCCTCGGAAAACAAGTTCGCCGAAAAACGCCTGCCCACCCGGGACGAACTCGACCAGGCCGCCCCGGACAACCCGGTCGTCCTGGCCAACGGGGCGCATCAGGTGGTCATCAACTCCGCCGCCATAAAGGCCCTGGGCATCCAGAAGGGCCAGGCCAGGATGGCTCGCGGGGCCTCGGTCATCCTGGACGGGGACGGCGAACCCACCGGCGTGGTCCTCGACGCCCAGGCCGACATTCCCACCAATCCGACCCCGGCTACCCTGGCCTACGCCTACGAAACGGGCATCGCCGACATGTGGAACGCCAAGGGCTTCACCTCGCTTATGGCCATCACGCCGGCCGCCGCCCTGCCCGTGCTGCAAAAAACCGCCGTTTCCGGGGAAAAGCCGCGCATCCGCTACACGGTTTCGGTCTGGACCGCGCCCAACGGGGCCGATATGCCCGAGTCCCTGGCCGCCTTTGCCATGCCGGCCGGGGCCGATCCGGCCTTCTACCGCTTCGCGGCCATCAAAGCCTGGATGGATGGGGAAAACGACGCCAGAAGCGGCTACATGTGCGAACACTACCTGGGGCATCGCCCCGACGACGCCCCGGGCGGCCGGGGAAGCCTCGTGACCACGGCCGCCCAGGCCGAGCGGTTCGTTGCCATTGCCGCCAAAAACGGCCTGGCCCCCATGCTTCACTGCTCGGGCGACGCGGCCATGGACCTGGGCCTTTCCACCTATGAAACGCTTTTGGCCTCCGGGGCCAGGCCGCCGCTTATGCGCATCGAGCATTTCGGGATGTTCCAGCTCAAAGACGACGAGCTGGCCCGGGCCAAGGCCCTTTTCCCCAAGGGGCTGCGCATTTCGGTGCAGCCTATGTGGATGACGGAACTGGTGCGGGCCGATTTCGAGAACATGGACAAGGGGCTGGCCGCCTCGGGCTTCCGGTTTAAGACCATGGTCGAGGCCGGGCTGCGGCCGGCCGCCAGCACGGACATGACCGGCATCTATCCCGGCAATCTCGAACCGGTCAAAGCCATGGCCGCCTGCGTCACCCGGGCTTCCGACGCCGGCGTCTTTTTGCCCGCCGAGGCGCTTTCGCCCGAACAGGCGCTACGGATGTGGACGATCTGGGCGGCCGAGTCCCTGGGCGAGGACGCGGTCAAGGGCAGCATCGAGCCGGGCAAGTTCGCCGACCTGACGGTCTATTCCGACAATCTCTTCACCATGCCGGGGGACAAGCTGGCCACGGCGCAGGTGACGCGCACCATCGTGGGCGGCGAAACCGTCTATCAGACGCCGTAG
- the serS gene encoding serine--tRNA ligase, protein MLDLKFLRQNPEAVAAGLARRRFPFDLDAFLALEERRRACITAAEQKKSQRNAASAEVAKAKRAGGDASAALAGLGALSDEIKALDEDAKAIDAEVAALLLGVPNLPHATTPDGASEADNPEVRRWGQPREFTEFAPREHQDVGAALGLDAERAVKLSGARFAVLRGALARLERALAAFMLDLHTGSHGYVEVVTPYIVTDECLVGTGQLPKFAEDLFKLEGRAAYLIPTAEVPVTNLHRGEVLPESALPLGYTCHTQCFRSEAGSYGKDTKGLIRLHQFGKVELVRFVHPDTSYDELEKLTNQAEAVLQALELPYRVVALCAGDIGFSSAKTYDLEVWLPAQGKYREISSCSNFEDFQARRADIRFKPDGGKKTAYVHTLNGSGLAVGRTMAAILENGVQADGSVVLPRALVPYMGGLEVLEPEGKRA, encoded by the coding sequence ATGCTTGATCTGAAATTTCTGCGCCAAAACCCCGAGGCCGTGGCCGCCGGCCTGGCCCGGCGGCGCTTCCCCTTTGACCTCGACGCGTTTCTCGCCCTGGAAGAGCGTCGCCGGGCCTGCATCACGGCAGCCGAGCAGAAAAAAAGCCAGCGCAACGCCGCCTCGGCCGAGGTGGCCAAGGCCAAGCGGGCCGGTGGCGACGCCTCGGCCGCCCTGGCCGGCCTGGGGGCGCTGTCCGACGAGATCAAGGCTCTGGACGAGGACGCCAAGGCCATTGACGCCGAAGTGGCGGCCCTGCTCCTGGGCGTGCCCAACCTCCCCCACGCCACCACCCCGGACGGGGCCAGCGAGGCCGACAACCCCGAGGTGCGCCGGTGGGGCCAGCCTCGCGAATTCACCGAGTTTGCCCCGCGCGAACACCAGGACGTGGGCGCGGCCCTGGGCCTGGACGCCGAACGGGCGGTCAAGCTGTCCGGGGCGCGCTTTGCCGTGCTGCGCGGCGCGCTTGCCCGGCTGGAACGCGCCCTGGCCGCCTTCATGCTCGACCTGCACACCGGGTCCCACGGTTACGTCGAGGTGGTCACACCCTACATCGTCACCGACGAGTGCCTGGTCGGCACCGGCCAGCTGCCGAAATTCGCCGAGGACCTGTTCAAGCTCGAAGGCCGCGCCGCCTATCTCATTCCCACGGCCGAGGTGCCGGTGACCAACCTCCACCGGGGCGAGGTGCTGCCCGAGTCGGCCCTGCCCCTGGGCTACACCTGCCACACCCAGTGCTTCCGCTCCGAGGCCGGCTCCTACGGCAAGGACACCAAGGGGCTCATTCGCCTGCACCAGTTCGGCAAGGTGGAGCTGGTGCGCTTCGTCCACCCGGACACGTCCTACGACGAACTGGAAAAGCTGACGAACCAGGCCGAGGCCGTGCTGCAGGCCCTGGAGCTGCCGTATCGCGTGGTGGCCCTCTGCGCCGGCGACATCGGCTTTTCCTCGGCCAAGACCTATGACCTCGAAGTCTGGCTGCCGGCCCAGGGCAAGTACCGCGAGATCTCCTCGTGCTCCAATTTCGAGGACTTCCAGGCCCGGCGCGCCGACATCCGCTTCAAGCCCGACGGCGGCAAGAAGACGGCCTACGTGCATACGTTAAACGGCTCGGGCCTGGCCGTGGGCCGGACCATGGCCGCCATTTTGGAAAATGGCGTCCAGGCCGACGGCTCGGTGGTGCTGCCGAGGGCCCTCGTGCCCTACATGGGCGGCCTGGAAGTTCTGGAACCGGAGGGGAAACGGGCATGA
- a CDS encoding VOC family protein yields MRYTGINHLAMATADMDATIRFWRDLLGLRLVAGLGRPGYRHYFLEISPTDMLAFFEWPSVEPIAPKDHGVPVKGPFAFDHLSIGVRDRNDLWDVKDRLEAAGFWVSEVIDHGFIFSVYSFDPNNIAIEFSCPVPGVDISSHPIMADRHPSATAQEGAEPQPGHWPAPTPTPPVERRIYPGEGRELVLVEDE; encoded by the coding sequence ATGCGCTACACCGGCATCAACCACCTGGCCATGGCCACGGCCGACATGGACGCCACCATCCGGTTCTGGCGCGACCTGCTCGGCCTGCGTCTGGTGGCCGGCCTGGGGCGTCCGGGCTACCGGCATTATTTCCTGGAGATTTCCCCCACGGACATGCTCGCCTTTTTCGAATGGCCGAGCGTGGAACCCATCGCGCCCAAGGACCACGGCGTGCCGGTCAAGGGGCCTTTTGCCTTTGACCACCTGTCCATCGGCGTGCGCGACCGCAACGACCTGTGGGACGTGAAAGACCGCCTGGAAGCGGCCGGCTTCTGGGTGTCCGAGGTCATAGACCACGGTTTCATCTTCTCGGTCTATTCCTTTGATCCCAACAACATCGCCATCGAATTCAGCTGTCCGGTGCCCGGGGTGGACATCAGCTCCCACCCCATCATGGCCGACCGCCATCCCTCGGCCACGGCCCAGGAAGGAGCCGAACCCCAGCCCGGCCACTGGCCGGCCCCGACCCCGACGCCCCCGGTCGAACGACGCATCTACCCCGGTGAAGGCCGGGAGCTGGTGCTGGTCGAGGACGAATAG